One Phycisphaera mikurensis NBRC 102666 DNA window includes the following coding sequences:
- a CDS encoding phospholipase D-like domain-containing protein, with protein sequence MPERPVDEDSETGAASVPVTAENTRAVPRLQIAMTRAMGMPFFEGNRVTRIMNGEDIFEAMLGAIDGAELSIDLSAFIFWESEITERFIEALCDAARRGVRVRVLADGWGGHFVGDHMPGLLEDAGAQFAWFRPLKLKKGRDNFYRSHRRVLAIDNTVAFTGGVGFADHWTGDAEGWSRWRDSHFRIEGPAVEGLRAGFEEHWVEEEQADVSNLIERPTPMPAGPASLQVIRADTALQWNDIATAYQALVRAAAERLWISTAYFTPDPLLVNLIKEADGRGVDVRVMIPSLRQNDKWLATVAAEDTIRFFAGTGVRFYRYKPTMLHAKSMVIDDRGAVFGSANFNHRSMMTDDELIVVAVDTELNATLAADFETDLAECDPVDPADFERVSLKSRLARVLTRWKTSQV encoded by the coding sequence ATGCCAGAGCGCCCGGTGGACGAGGACAGCGAGACCGGGGCGGCGAGCGTGCCCGTCACGGCCGAGAACACGCGGGCGGTGCCGCGGCTGCAGATCGCGATGACGCGCGCCATGGGCATGCCCTTCTTCGAGGGCAACCGCGTCACGCGGATCATGAACGGCGAGGACATCTTCGAGGCGATGCTCGGGGCGATCGACGGGGCGGAGCTTTCGATCGACCTCTCGGCTTTCATCTTCTGGGAGAGCGAAATCACCGAGCGTTTCATCGAAGCACTCTGCGACGCCGCCCGCCGCGGCGTGCGCGTGCGGGTGCTCGCCGATGGCTGGGGCGGGCACTTCGTCGGCGACCACATGCCCGGCCTGCTCGAGGACGCGGGGGCACAGTTTGCCTGGTTCCGCCCGCTCAAGCTCAAGAAGGGACGCGACAACTTCTACCGTTCGCACCGCCGGGTGCTCGCGATCGACAACACCGTCGCCTTCACCGGCGGCGTCGGCTTCGCCGACCACTGGACGGGCGACGCCGAGGGCTGGAGCCGCTGGCGCGACAGCCACTTCCGCATCGAGGGACCGGCGGTGGAGGGGCTGCGAGCCGGTTTCGAAGAGCACTGGGTCGAGGAGGAGCAGGCCGACGTCAGCAACCTCATCGAGCGGCCGACGCCGATGCCCGCCGGTCCGGCGAGCCTGCAGGTCATCCGCGCGGACACGGCGCTGCAGTGGAACGACATCGCCACCGCGTACCAGGCGCTGGTGCGGGCCGCTGCCGAGCGTCTGTGGATCTCCACGGCGTATTTCACGCCAGACCCGCTGCTGGTGAACCTCATCAAGGAGGCCGATGGCCGCGGCGTGGACGTCCGCGTCATGATCCCCAGCCTCCGGCAGAACGACAAGTGGCTCGCCACGGTGGCCGCCGAGGACACGATCCGCTTCTTCGCGGGCACCGGCGTCCGCTTCTACCGCTACAAGCCGACGATGCTCCACGCCAAGTCGATGGTCATCGACGACCGCGGCGCCGTCTTCGGCTCCGCCAACTTCAACCACCGCTCGATGATGACCGACGACGAGCTGATCGTCGTCGCCGTCGACACCGAGCTCAACGCGACGCTCGCCGCAGACTTCGAAACCGACCTCGCCGAGTGCGACCCCGTCGACCCCGCGGACTTCGAACGCGTCAGCCTCAAGAGCCGCCTCGCCCGGGTCCTGACACGCTGGAAGACCAGCCAGGTATAG